A window of Cellulomonas fimi contains these coding sequences:
- a CDS encoding DUF389 domain-containing protein has translation MLQLRVTVPADVTDAVLGVLRDDPAVSALTVGAGAALRPEGDVVTADLAREAADDVVERLLALDVQQVGTIQLTPVDTWVSRAGWEAERLAPGASADSVVWPQVVLRAYDDTELTWTFLSFMTLATLLASVAIIVDSPVIVIGAMVLGPEFGAVAALGVALVRRRWRLLRRAALALLVGFVVAIGLAAAAALVLRGVGWVTLDDVTGPRPGTDFIYRPDRWSIVVAVIAGAAGVLSLTSSRVGGLTGVFISVTTIPAAGNVALGIAFGVPEEITGSVLQLVVNITGMAVSGWLTLVVQQTVWRRASVRRARFAARIGRAATHGPHAGPLRPPDGAA, from the coding sequence GTGCTCCAGCTGCGCGTCACGGTCCCGGCCGACGTCACGGACGCCGTGCTCGGCGTGCTCCGGGACGACCCAGCGGTGTCGGCGCTCACGGTCGGCGCGGGCGCGGCGCTGCGCCCGGAGGGCGACGTCGTGACGGCCGACCTCGCACGCGAGGCCGCGGACGACGTCGTCGAGCGGCTCCTCGCGCTCGACGTCCAGCAGGTCGGCACGATCCAGCTCACGCCCGTCGACACGTGGGTGTCGCGCGCGGGCTGGGAGGCGGAGCGGCTCGCTCCCGGCGCGAGCGCCGACTCGGTCGTCTGGCCGCAGGTCGTGCTCCGCGCGTACGACGACACCGAGCTCACCTGGACGTTCCTCAGCTTCATGACCCTCGCGACGCTGCTCGCGAGCGTCGCGATCATCGTCGACTCCCCGGTGATCGTCATCGGTGCGATGGTGCTCGGCCCGGAGTTCGGGGCCGTCGCCGCCCTCGGCGTCGCGCTCGTGCGGCGGCGCTGGCGGCTGCTGCGGCGTGCCGCGCTCGCGCTGCTCGTGGGCTTCGTCGTCGCGATCGGGCTGGCCGCCGCGGCGGCGCTCGTGCTGCGCGGGGTCGGCTGGGTGACGCTCGACGACGTGACCGGCCCGCGTCCCGGGACGGACTTCATCTACCGGCCGGACCGGTGGTCGATCGTGGTCGCCGTGATCGCGGGCGCGGCGGGGGTGCTCTCGCTCACGTCGTCGCGCGTCGGGGGTCTGACCGGCGTGTTCATCTCCGTCACGACGATCCCGGCCGCGGGCAACGTGGCCCTCGGCATCGCGTTCGGGGTCCCGGAGGAGATCACGGGCAGCGTGCTGCAGCTCGTGGTCAACATCACGGGCATGGCCGTCTCCGGGTGGCTCACGCTGGTCGTGCAGCAGACGGTGTGGCGGCGTGCGTCGGTGCGGCGCGCCCGGTTCGCCGCACGCATCGGGCGCGCGGCGACGCACGGCCCGCACGCCGGACCGCTGCGCCCGCCGGACGGTGCGGCGTGA
- a CDS encoding trimeric intracellular cation channel family protein translates to MIADLPYEPLLEILGVFVGAMSGALAAVRKQFDVFGILVLGWAAGLGGGMLRDVLIGAVPPVGISDWRLVVTAVVGAFTMYFFHPRLERARRVIVVLDAGALAVFTVVGTIKGLELGTTAVAAVLVGVMTGVGGGVLRDLLTGEVPVVLHHRQLYAVPALLGAVLTVVLWRWEALDGATITGAVLLIFVLRVLALRFRLTVPGPWRGFPSR, encoded by the coding sequence GTGATCGCCGACCTGCCGTACGAGCCGCTGCTCGAGATCCTCGGCGTCTTCGTCGGCGCGATGTCGGGCGCCCTCGCCGCGGTCCGCAAGCAGTTCGACGTGTTCGGCATCCTCGTGCTCGGCTGGGCGGCCGGCCTCGGCGGCGGCATGCTGCGCGACGTGCTCATCGGCGCCGTGCCGCCCGTGGGCATCTCCGACTGGCGCCTCGTCGTCACGGCCGTCGTCGGCGCGTTCACCATGTACTTCTTCCACCCGCGGCTCGAGCGGGCGCGCCGCGTCATCGTCGTGCTCGACGCGGGAGCGCTCGCCGTGTTCACCGTCGTCGGCACGATCAAGGGCCTCGAGCTCGGCACGACGGCGGTCGCGGCGGTCCTGGTGGGGGTGATGACGGGCGTCGGCGGGGGAGTGCTGCGGGACCTGCTCACCGGCGAGGTCCCGGTCGTGCTGCACCACCGGCAGCTCTACGCGGTGCCCGCGCTGCTGGGCGCGGTGCTGACCGTGGTCCTGTGGCGGTGGGAGGCCCTCGACGGCGCGACCATCACGGGCGCGGTGCTCCTGATCTTCGTGCTGCGCGTCCTCGCGCTGCGGTTCCGGCTCACCGTGCCCGGACCGTGGCGCGGCTTCCCGTCGCGCTGA
- a CDS encoding serine/threonine-protein kinase: MPPSVLGSAPTPSRGTGAPAAPVVLGHRYRLDEVIGRGGAAVVHRATDELLHRVVAVKVLPPVPRASDDLRRHEAEIRVLAGLRHPGLVRLFDADTVPVDGDEVQAYLVMELVPGPTLARRLADGPLSVRQTAAVGRAAAEALAVVHARDVIHRDVKPGNILLTTDDCLDLDELPDHPVKLVDFGIARLAAATRLTVTGMIVGTASYLSPEQAVGSTLAPSSDVYALGLVLLECVTGRPVFAGTMAEVAAARLSRDPDVPDDVDGHLADLIVRMTRRRPEDRPTADEVARRLADVLEGRAGALPGPGATLVLPAARPAGAEAIADLPTAAADAAALGLPAAGRGLVDEPTVAADATALGLAPGEARAGTEHDAPADAADADDATRAPATVRPARAPRSWVRGTRDVAATVVERVGAAVRTAVGRWGRTPVAVVAAAVVAGIALAVVLLAQPPADATPDTPPPAYPVVEGPLGDALVRLQHGVDP; this comes from the coding sequence GTGCCACCGTCCGTCCTCGGCAGCGCGCCGACGCCGTCCCGGGGGACCGGCGCGCCCGCTGCTCCCGTGGTCCTCGGGCACCGGTACCGGCTCGACGAGGTGATCGGCCGCGGCGGCGCCGCCGTCGTCCACCGTGCCACGGACGAGCTGCTGCACCGGGTCGTCGCCGTCAAGGTCCTGCCGCCCGTGCCCCGCGCGAGCGACGACCTGCGCCGTCACGAGGCCGAGATCCGCGTCCTCGCAGGACTGCGGCACCCCGGACTGGTGCGGCTGTTCGACGCGGACACGGTCCCCGTCGACGGCGACGAGGTGCAGGCGTACCTCGTCATGGAGCTCGTCCCCGGGCCGACGCTCGCACGCCGTCTCGCCGACGGGCCGCTCAGCGTGCGCCAGACCGCCGCCGTGGGCCGGGCCGCCGCCGAGGCGCTCGCCGTCGTGCACGCGCGCGACGTCATCCACCGCGACGTCAAGCCCGGCAACATCCTGCTCACCACTGACGACTGCCTCGACCTCGACGAGCTGCCCGACCACCCCGTCAAGCTCGTCGACTTCGGCATCGCCCGCCTCGCCGCCGCGACGCGCCTCACGGTGACGGGCATGATCGTCGGCACGGCGTCCTACCTGAGCCCCGAGCAGGCGGTCGGGAGCACGCTGGCCCCGTCGAGCGACGTGTACGCGCTCGGGCTGGTCCTGCTCGAGTGCGTCACCGGGCGGCCGGTGTTCGCCGGCACGATGGCCGAGGTCGCCGCCGCACGCCTCTCGCGCGACCCGGACGTGCCCGACGACGTCGACGGTCACCTCGCCGACCTGATCGTGCGCATGACACGTCGCCGACCCGAGGACCGCCCGACCGCCGACGAGGTCGCGCGCCGCCTCGCGGACGTCCTCGAGGGCCGTGCCGGGGCCCTCCCCGGGCCCGGCGCGACGCTCGTGCTCCCGGCCGCGCGCCCCGCGGGTGCCGAGGCGATCGCCGACCTGCCGACGGCCGCCGCCGACGCGGCCGCCCTCGGTCTGCCCGCCGCCGGCCGCGGGCTCGTCGACGAGCCGACCGTCGCCGCGGACGCCACCGCCCTCGGTCTCGCGCCCGGCGAGGCACGCGCCGGGACCGAGCACGACGCCCCGGCGGACGCGGCCGACGCCGACGACGCGACACGAGCGCCCGCCACCGTGCGCCCGGCACGCGCGCCGCGGTCGTGGGTCCGCGGCACCCGGGACGTCGCGGCGACCGTCGTCGAGCGTGTCGGCGCAGCCGTACGGACGGCCGTCGGCCGGTGGGGTCGCACGCCGGTCGCCGTCGTGGCCGCGGCGGTCGTCGCGGGGATCGCGCTCGCGGTCGTCCTGCTCGCGCAACCGCCGGCGGACGCCACCCCCGACACGCCCCCGCCGGCGTATCCGGTCGTCGAGGGGCCGCTCGGCGACGCGCTCGTGCGGCTGCAGCACGGGGTGGATCCGTGA
- a CDS encoding transferase → MTRKTRGRIEFEADDGTTMRYDRHPNGGGLVSPGAQVHEEATVADTAYVESGARVGPRARIGTASWVDRDVQVGPDVVVGSTVHLRPGTRVGARARIGSRARLGADVVVESGAHVEQDAIVPDGAVVPRHAGRREAA, encoded by the coding sequence ATGACCAGGAAGACCCGCGGACGGATCGAGTTCGAGGCCGACGACGGCACTACCATGCGCTACGACCGCCACCCCAACGGCGGCGGGCTCGTGTCGCCCGGCGCCCAGGTGCACGAGGAGGCGACGGTCGCCGACACCGCCTACGTGGAGTCCGGCGCACGCGTCGGGCCCCGGGCGCGCATCGGCACCGCCAGCTGGGTGGACCGCGACGTGCAGGTCGGCCCGGACGTCGTGGTCGGCTCCACCGTCCACCTGCGCCCCGGCACCCGCGTCGGGGCGCGCGCCCGGATCGGCAGCCGCGCCCGCCTCGGTGCGGACGTCGTCGTCGAGTCCGGCGCGCACGTCGAGCAGGACGCGATCGTCCCCGACGGCGCCGTCGTCCCGCGCCACGCCGGCCGGCGCGAGGCCGCCTAG
- a CDS encoding LLM class F420-dependent oxidoreductase: protein MTRRLRIGVQLQPQHADYAQIRDAVRRAEDLGVDVIFNWDHFFPLSGDPDGKHFECWTMLGAWAEQTSRVELGALVTCNSYRNPELLADMARTVDHISGGRLILGIGAGWFEKDYDQFGYEFGTAGSRIADLADALPRIKARWSRSNPVPTREIPVLIGGGGERKTLRVVAEHADAWHSFGDVDTLTRKSAILDEHGQAVGRDTGALVERSVAVSAPPAEVADALVDAGVTLFTVGTSGPDYDLSLAEQWVAWRDAQG, encoded by the coding sequence ATGACACGTCGTCTCCGCATCGGAGTCCAGCTCCAGCCCCAGCACGCCGACTACGCCCAGATCCGCGACGCCGTACGCCGCGCCGAGGACCTCGGCGTCGACGTCATCTTCAACTGGGACCACTTCTTCCCGCTGTCGGGCGACCCCGACGGCAAGCACTTCGAGTGCTGGACCATGCTCGGCGCGTGGGCCGAGCAGACGAGCCGCGTCGAGCTCGGCGCGCTCGTGACCTGCAACTCCTACCGCAACCCCGAACTGCTGGCCGACATGGCCCGCACGGTCGACCACATCAGCGGCGGCCGGCTGATCCTCGGCATCGGCGCGGGCTGGTTCGAGAAGGACTACGACCAGTTCGGCTACGAGTTCGGGACCGCGGGGTCGCGGATCGCCGACCTCGCGGACGCCCTGCCGCGCATCAAGGCGCGCTGGTCGAGGTCGAACCCCGTGCCGACCCGCGAGATCCCGGTCCTCATCGGCGGCGGCGGCGAGCGCAAGACGCTGCGAGTCGTCGCGGAGCACGCGGACGCGTGGCACTCGTTCGGCGACGTCGACACCCTCACGCGCAAGAGCGCGATCCTCGACGAGCACGGGCAGGCCGTCGGCCGTGACACCGGGGCGCTCGTCGAGCGCAGCGTCGCCGTCAGCGCCCCGCCCGCCGAGGTCGCGGACGCGCTCGTCGACGCCGGGGTGACGCTGTTCACCGTCGGCACGTCGGGCCCGGACTACGACCTGTCGCTCGCCGAGCAGTGGGTCGCCTGGCGCGACGCGCAGGGCTGA
- a CDS encoding M15 family metallopeptidase — protein sequence MTSRTTRPRRTTRPTATLVVATIVVVAAAGATACATGALGSVLAPPGASPATAEPEDAVQPQGAPAPEGADQPAADAPPRDTDGIDPELLRRFDDARAAAAEDGVDLTITSGHRTAREQQALVDDALARYGSEAEAHRWVAPVDGSAHVAGTAIDVGPTAGAYWLMDHGAEFGLCQVFANEVWHFEATIEPGGTCGPTVPDASVLWH from the coding sequence ATGACCAGCAGGACGACCCGCCCCCGCCGCACCACTCGCCCCACCGCCACGCTCGTGGTGGCCACGATCGTCGTCGTGGCCGCCGCGGGCGCGACCGCGTGCGCGACCGGCGCCCTCGGCTCGGTGCTCGCACCGCCCGGGGCGTCACCGGCCACCGCGGAGCCGGAGGACGCGGTGCAGCCGCAGGGGGCGCCGGCGCCGGAGGGGGCCGACCAGCCCGCGGCCGACGCGCCGCCGCGGGACACCGACGGGATCGACCCCGAGCTGCTGCGGCGGTTCGACGACGCCCGCGCGGCGGCGGCGGAGGACGGCGTGGACCTCACCATCACGTCGGGTCACCGGACCGCACGCGAGCAGCAGGCGCTCGTCGACGACGCGCTCGCGCGCTACGGCTCCGAGGCGGAGGCGCACCGGTGGGTCGCGCCCGTCGACGGTTCCGCGCACGTGGCGGGCACCGCGATCGACGTCGGACCGACCGCGGGCGCGTACTGGCTGATGGACCACGGCGCCGAGTTCGGGCTGTGCCAGGTGTTCGCGAACGAGGTCTGGCACTTCGAGGCGACGATCGAGCCGGGCGGGACGTGCGGGCCGACCGTGCCGGACGCGTCGGTCCTGTGGCACTGA
- a CDS encoding sensor histidine kinase, whose product MQETARTPTVAPTPRDVGAPSPGGAARDAALGGLVGLAWCAAVEVLRSSDWWNPRWVSAWWSCGLALAVVVAAWRRHPRATFWGVVVGYPLVYRTGLQSELHLVPLLAAAFVGARAGAVGPVLGAAATVGGTFALLVPGGPALTRDLEVWRLPWLPLVDLSYSVALAALACAAVVLGAVVHRLERTSADLAARNAELRRMQAERTERAVLAERNRIARELHDVVAHHVSAIVVRAQAANRVAGRRPEATAEATAWIAGAGKEALAAMRGLVHVLRTDAPAGAPAALAPTPGVDEVARAAARLRDAGVAVDLTLPDGPDLPADVALAVARIAQEALTNVLLHSHATRAEVRVERVGASLHLAVRDPGPSRGGHASGGHGLVHMRERARACGAHLETGPTGDGGWEVRASFPVPPEVAR is encoded by the coding sequence GTGCAGGAGACCGCCCGGACCCCGACGGTCGCCCCGACACCGCGGGACGTCGGCGCCCCGTCGCCCGGCGGGGCCGCGCGGGACGCGGCGCTCGGCGGCCTCGTCGGGCTCGCGTGGTGCGCGGCCGTCGAGGTCCTGCGCTCCTCGGACTGGTGGAACCCCCGCTGGGTCTCGGCGTGGTGGTCGTGCGGCCTGGCCCTGGCGGTCGTCGTCGCCGCGTGGCGACGGCACCCCCGCGCGACGTTCTGGGGGGTCGTCGTCGGTTACCCGCTCGTCTACCGGACCGGTCTGCAGTCCGAGCTGCACCTCGTCCCGCTGCTCGCCGCGGCGTTCGTCGGGGCGCGCGCAGGCGCCGTCGGGCCGGTTCTCGGGGCGGCCGCGACCGTCGGCGGGACGTTCGCGCTGCTGGTCCCCGGCGGTCCGGCCCTGACGCGCGACCTCGAGGTCTGGCGGCTGCCGTGGCTCCCGCTCGTCGACCTCTCGTACTCCGTCGCGCTCGCCGCGCTCGCGTGCGCGGCCGTGGTGCTCGGCGCCGTCGTGCACCGGCTCGAGCGCACCAGCGCGGACCTCGCCGCACGCAACGCCGAGCTGCGCCGGATGCAGGCCGAGCGCACCGAGCGCGCCGTGCTCGCCGAGCGCAACCGGATCGCCCGCGAGCTGCACGACGTCGTCGCGCACCACGTGAGCGCGATCGTCGTGCGGGCGCAGGCCGCGAACCGCGTCGCCGGTCGTCGCCCCGAGGCCACCGCCGAGGCGACCGCGTGGATCGCGGGGGCCGGCAAGGAGGCGCTCGCGGCGATGCGCGGCCTCGTGCACGTGCTGCGGACGGACGCGCCCGCCGGGGCGCCCGCGGCGCTGGCGCCGACGCCCGGCGTCGACGAGGTCGCCCGCGCAGCAGCGCGTCTGCGCGACGCCGGCGTCGCCGTCGACCTCACGCTGCCCGACGGCCCCGACCTCCCGGCCGACGTCGCGCTCGCGGTCGCGCGCATCGCCCAGGAGGCGCTGACGAACGTGCTGCTGCACTCGCACGCCACCCGGGCCGAGGTCCGCGTCGAGCGCGTGGGCGCGTCGCTGCACCTCGCCGTGCGCGACCCCGGCCCGTCCCGCGGCGGCCACGCGTCCGGCGGTCACGGGCTCGTCCACATGCGGGAACGGGCGCGTGCGTGCGGCGCGCACCTGGAGACCGGGCCGACGGGCGACGGCGGGTGGGAGGTCCGGGCGTCGTTCCCGGTCCCGCCGGAGGTGGCACGGTGA
- a CDS encoding response regulator, which translates to MTVRVVVVDDQPTIRLGLRMILEHEDDVSVVGEAGTGAGAVDVVREVRPDVVLMDIRMPDGNGIDAVAALVAEPTLAATRTIVLTTFHDEEYVVAALRAGADGFLLKDADPADLVAAVRRVHAGDQLLDPSVTRHVVDRYVRLAEAADATRSRTATPAARHVLERLTPRERDVLVRLATGATNAEVAAALALTEATVKSHVSSMLTRLGLTSRVQLVVAAFDAGLVRPAGERPTGEPDASTCG; encoded by the coding sequence GTGACGGTGCGCGTCGTGGTGGTCGACGACCAGCCCACGATCCGCCTCGGCCTGCGCATGATCCTCGAGCACGAGGACGACGTGTCCGTGGTCGGCGAGGCCGGCACGGGTGCGGGGGCCGTGGACGTGGTGCGCGAGGTCCGGCCCGACGTCGTCCTCATGGACATCCGCATGCCCGACGGCAACGGCATCGACGCGGTCGCGGCGCTCGTCGCGGAGCCGACGCTCGCCGCGACGCGCACGATCGTGCTCACGACGTTCCACGACGAGGAGTACGTGGTCGCGGCGCTGCGCGCCGGGGCCGACGGGTTCCTCCTCAAGGACGCGGACCCGGCCGACCTCGTCGCCGCCGTCCGGCGGGTGCACGCGGGCGACCAGCTGCTCGACCCGTCGGTGACGCGCCACGTCGTGGACCGGTACGTGCGGCTCGCGGAGGCCGCCGACGCGACGCGGTCGCGCACCGCCACGCCCGCCGCGCGGCACGTGCTCGAGCGCCTCACGCCCCGCGAGCGCGACGTCCTCGTCCGGCTCGCGACCGGGGCGACGAACGCCGAGGTGGCGGCGGCGCTCGCGCTCACGGAGGCGACCGTGAAGAGCCACGTCAGCTCGATGCTGACGCGGCTCGGCCTCACGTCACGCGTGCAGCTCGTCGTCGCGGCGTTCGACGCGGGCCTCGTCCGTCCGGCGGGGGAGCGGCCGACCGGCGAGCCGGACGCGTCGACCTGCGGCTGA
- a CDS encoding GNAT family N-acetyltransferase — protein MSDLRRVLTDRLRLDAVRVEDAEPLFALDADPRLWQHLPSGRHTEVGETRARIERYAAAWDDDGLGYWTARDREDDRVLGIGAMLRAGTVWNVYYRFAVEAQGRGLAHELARAALAAAREVRPDVPVVAYLLEHNTPSRRLAERLGLTVVWRGPDVGNPDPEAVRLVLADRPLGADALAVTTTGP, from the coding sequence GTGAGCGACCTGCGCCGCGTCCTGACCGACCGCCTCCGCCTCGATGCCGTGCGCGTGGAGGACGCCGAGCCGCTGTTCGCGCTCGACGCGGACCCGCGGCTGTGGCAGCACCTCCCCTCGGGCCGGCACACCGAGGTCGGCGAGACCCGCGCCCGGATCGAGCGGTACGCCGCCGCGTGGGACGACGACGGCCTCGGCTACTGGACGGCGCGTGACCGCGAGGACGACCGGGTGCTCGGCATCGGCGCGATGCTGCGTGCGGGCACCGTGTGGAACGTCTACTACCGGTTCGCGGTCGAGGCGCAGGGCCGCGGGCTCGCGCACGAGCTGGCGCGCGCGGCGCTCGCGGCCGCCCGCGAGGTCCGGCCGGACGTGCCCGTCGTCGCGTACCTGCTCGAGCACAACACGCCGTCGCGGCGCCTCGCGGAGCGCCTCGGGCTCACGGTCGTGTGGCGCGGTCCCGACGTCGGCAACCCCGACCCCGAGGCGGTCCGGCTCGTGCTCGCGGACCGTCCGCTCGGCGCGGACGCCCTCGCGGTGACGACGACCGGCCCGTGA
- a CDS encoding SDR family oxidoreductase, with protein sequence MTSTDKVALVTGAGSGIGRASAVRLAADGMTVVVLGHRQESADEVAAEIRDAGGTALPVAADVADAQAVRDVVRRVEDELGRLDVVVANAGVNGVWAPVDEIEPDEWDATIGTNLTGTFLTLRYTVPLLVRQGGAVVVVSSINGTRTFSNSGASAYATSKAGQVALARMLAVELAPRGVRVNVVCPGAIDTEIGDNTEQRHTERLGVRTEYPDGQIPLTGEEPGRASQVADAVAFLVSDAASHVTGTEVFVDGGQSLVV encoded by the coding sequence ATGACGTCCACGGACAAGGTCGCGCTCGTCACGGGTGCCGGCTCGGGCATCGGGCGGGCGTCGGCGGTGCGGCTCGCGGCGGACGGCATGACGGTCGTCGTGCTGGGGCACCGGCAGGAGAGCGCCGACGAGGTCGCCGCGGAGATCCGCGACGCGGGCGGCACGGCGCTGCCCGTCGCGGCGGACGTCGCCGACGCGCAGGCGGTGCGGGACGTCGTGCGGCGCGTCGAGGACGAGCTGGGGCGGCTCGACGTGGTCGTCGCGAACGCGGGCGTCAACGGCGTGTGGGCGCCGGTCGACGAGATCGAGCCCGACGAGTGGGACGCGACCATCGGCACGAACCTCACGGGGACGTTCCTCACGCTGCGGTACACCGTGCCGCTGCTGGTGCGGCAGGGTGGCGCCGTCGTGGTCGTGTCGTCGATCAACGGGACGCGCACGTTCAGCAACTCCGGCGCGTCGGCGTACGCGACGAGCAAGGCCGGTCAGGTCGCGCTCGCGCGGATGCTGGCCGTCGAGCTCGCGCCGCGCGGCGTGCGGGTCAACGTCGTGTGCCCGGGCGCGATCGACACGGAGATCGGCGACAACACCGAGCAGCGGCACACCGAGCGCCTGGGCGTGCGGACCGAGTACCCCGACGGGCAGATCCCGCTCACGGGTGAGGAGCCCGGGCGGGCGTCGCAGGTCGCCGACGCCGTCGCGTTCCTCGTGTCCGACGCGGCGAGCCACGTGACCGGCACCGAGGTGTTCGTCGACGGCGGGCAGTCGCTCGTCGTGTGA
- a CDS encoding ATP-binding protein, with amino-acid sequence MHAEVDGNERSFASSVGSLARARAWSMERARDAGAPKRVVDAVQLAMSEAFTNAVRHAPGSQTIDVRAVQREREVTFEVHDGTSMAPRRRTGREGLPGGHGLHILDAVTSGWGWRPTRGAGKVVWFTVRW; translated from the coding sequence GTGCACGCGGAGGTCGACGGCAACGAACGCTCGTTCGCGTCGTCCGTCGGCTCTCTCGCGCGGGCGCGCGCCTGGTCGATGGAGCGTGCGCGTGACGCGGGCGCCCCGAAGCGGGTCGTCGACGCCGTCCAGCTCGCGATGAGCGAGGCGTTCACCAACGCGGTGCGGCACGCCCCCGGGTCGCAGACGATCGACGTGCGCGCGGTCCAGCGGGAGCGGGAGGTGACGTTCGAGGTGCACGACGGCACGTCGATGGCCCCCCGCCGGCGGACCGGCCGCGAGGGCCTGCCGGGCGGGCACGGCCTGCACATCCTCGACGCCGTCACGTCGGGCTGGGGATGGCGCCCGACCCGGGGTGCGGGGAAGGTCGTCTGGTTCACCGTCCGCTGGTGA
- a CDS encoding STAS domain-containing protein — MTSLSRPDGAAAQPDGLRIDPDRPHVLRVDGEADVASVLDLADELGVARGELGPTLVAAGVREVDLSRATFIDSSVIAVLVTIAAGHAGRVPLRGATGSPLMTLEASGVVAMFDVDGGPSET; from the coding sequence GTGACATCACTGTCGCGCCCGGACGGCGCCGCTGCTCAGCCCGACGGCCTGCGGATCGACCCCGACCGTCCGCACGTGCTGCGCGTCGACGGTGAGGCCGACGTGGCGTCCGTCCTCGACCTCGCGGACGAGCTCGGCGTCGCACGGGGCGAGCTCGGCCCGACGCTCGTGGCCGCGGGCGTGCGCGAGGTCGACCTGAGCCGCGCCACGTTCATCGACTCCTCGGTCATCGCCGTGCTCGTGACGATCGCGGCCGGCCACGCCGGACGCGTGCCGCTGCGTGGCGCGACGGGCAGCCCGCTCATGACCCTCGAGGCCTCGGGCGTCGTCGCGATGTTCGACGTCGACGGCGGTCCGTCCGAGACATGA
- a CDS encoding DUF1206 domain-containing protein, producing the protein MSGTTTHAEHGWELAARAGYAVSGVLHVLIGVLALQVAFGGGGQQADQSGALGTVASTPFGGAALWFFVVAFAALGAWEVAKAVRGAPPTSGGGAQGARTNGWRAKAAGRALVYLALAFASFAFARGGGASSEQQTADLTARLMSAPGGRILVAVVGLAIVGVGVYHVVKGWKKKFLADLHRLPSGTAGRVVERLGVWGYVLKGVALGVVGVLFVVAAVKADPQAAGGLDQALHTLRDQPGGPFLLGVVALGLVAYGGYAFARARYGRL; encoded by the coding sequence ATGAGCGGGACGACGACGCACGCCGAGCACGGCTGGGAGCTGGCCGCGCGTGCCGGGTACGCGGTGAGCGGGGTGCTGCACGTGCTCATCGGCGTGCTGGCGCTCCAGGTGGCGTTCGGAGGCGGGGGCCAGCAGGCCGACCAGTCGGGTGCGCTCGGCACGGTCGCGTCGACGCCGTTCGGCGGCGCCGCGCTGTGGTTCTTCGTGGTCGCGTTCGCGGCGCTGGGAGCGTGGGAGGTCGCGAAGGCGGTCCGGGGTGCGCCGCCCACGTCGGGCGGCGGTGCCCAGGGGGCGCGGACGAACGGGTGGCGAGCCAAGGCGGCCGGCCGCGCGCTCGTCTACCTGGCGCTCGCGTTCGCGTCGTTCGCCTTCGCGCGCGGCGGTGGCGCGTCGAGCGAGCAGCAGACCGCGGACCTCACGGCGCGGCTCATGTCGGCACCCGGGGGGCGGATCCTCGTCGCCGTCGTCGGCCTGGCGATCGTGGGCGTGGGCGTCTACCACGTGGTCAAGGGCTGGAAGAAGAAGTTCCTGGCCGACCTGCACCGGCTTCCGTCGGGGACAGCGGGGCGGGTCGTCGAGCGGCTGGGCGTATGGGGCTACGTGCTCAAGGGCGTGGCGCTCGGCGTCGTCGGCGTGCTGTTCGTGGTCGCGGCCGTCAAGGCGGACCCGCAGGCCGCGGGTGGCCTCGACCAGGCACTTCACACGCTGCGGGACCAGCCGGGCGGGCCGTTCCTGCTGGGCGTGGTCGCGCTGGGCCTCGTCGCGTACGGCGGGTATGCGTTTGCCCGGGCCAGATACGGGCGCCTCTGA
- a CDS encoding BldC family transcriptional regulator has protein sequence MAVTTDAPLTQGALLTPGEVAVLFRVDPKTVTRWAQAGKLSAVRTLGGHRRFHEAEVRQLLQGVPTQRASE, from the coding sequence ATGGCTGTGACCACCGACGCCCCCCTCACGCAGGGTGCCCTTCTCACGCCGGGCGAGGTCGCGGTCCTGTTCCGCGTGGACCCCAAGACGGTGACGCGCTGGGCGCAGGCCGGCAAGCTCTCGGCGGTCCGCACGCTGGGCGGCCACCGCCGCTTCCACGAGGCCGAGGTGCGTCAGCTCCTCCAGGGCGTCCCCACGCAGCGCGCGAGCGAGTGA